The Williamwhitmania sp. genome has a window encoding:
- a CDS encoding TolC family protein yields MSPCKILFILAVAFPFASMAQQQPMVENFSLADVIQLAKDQSPDAFRAKNTFRASYWGYRTYKAAFLPALSLNATVPNFNRSIIKYQLPDGTYSYIEENSNSAYADMSLNQNIGLTGGNLYISSDLMRTDQLGSDRSTAFLTTPIMIGLRQPISGYNSLRWQRKIEPLKYEEAKRRYLQDMENVSIKAVNLFFNLLIAQQELEVAQVNYANTDTLYKIAKGRYNIGTIAENDLLQMELSSLNAGKALNEARIDLEVKKYQLRSFLGFNDNVNIQLSLPDAPTVKELGYNDVKEKVGVNNPDLLLYQRQLLESQEKVAQARSQRGFQANISASYGLTQQAPEWSNAYVSPQNQQQVTLGVQVPILDWGLGKGKVKMAQSNMELVRINVQQSIVDFDQQLFLQVMKYNMEDEQLYIATKADTIAQKRYEVTKQRFLIGKITVLDLNVAQNEKDAAKVSYLNALESYWSSYYNLQAVALFDFSKNKALDTDFNAVVK; encoded by the coding sequence ATGAGTCCATGTAAGATACTATTTATCTTAGCTGTAGCCTTTCCGTTTGCCTCCATGGCTCAACAGCAACCGATGGTGGAGAACTTCTCCTTGGCTGATGTTATTCAGTTGGCTAAAGATCAGTCGCCTGATGCTTTCAGAGCCAAGAATACTTTTCGGGCCAGCTATTGGGGATATAGAACATACAAGGCCGCATTTCTCCCTGCACTAAGTTTAAATGCAACCGTTCCAAATTTTAATCGGAGCATTATCAAATACCAACTGCCCGATGGAACCTACAGCTACATAGAGGAGAACTCCAACAGTGCCTATGCCGATATGAGCTTAAATCAGAACATTGGGCTCACTGGTGGTAACCTATATATCTCCTCCGACCTGATGCGTACCGACCAGCTGGGAAGCGACCGTTCCACGGCATTCCTCACCACACCCATAATGATTGGACTCAGGCAGCCAATATCTGGATACAATTCCCTGCGTTGGCAGCGGAAAATTGAGCCATTGAAGTATGAGGAGGCTAAGCGAAGATATTTGCAGGACATGGAAAATGTGTCGATAAAAGCGGTGAATTTATTTTTTAACCTGCTCATTGCTCAGCAGGAGCTGGAGGTTGCTCAGGTAAACTATGCCAACACAGATACACTTTACAAAATTGCCAAGGGACGTTACAACATTGGCACCATAGCCGAGAACGACCTCTTGCAAATGGAGTTGAGTTCGCTTAATGCAGGCAAGGCACTCAACGAGGCCAGAATTGATCTGGAGGTAAAGAAGTACCAGCTGCGCTCATTTCTGGGTTTCAACGACAATGTCAATATTCAACTTTCTCTTCCTGATGCACCAACGGTAAAGGAGCTTGGCTACAACGATGTTAAGGAGAAAGTGGGTGTGAACAACCCAGACTTGCTCTTATATCAGCGGCAGCTCTTGGAGTCTCAGGAGAAAGTGGCACAGGCGCGTTCGCAGCGAGGATTTCAGGCAAATATAAGCGCTAGCTACGGCTTAACGCAACAGGCACCCGAGTGGTCGAATGCCTATGTGAGTCCACAGAACCAGCAACAGGTTACTCTTGGTGTACAGGTTCCCATTCTCGATTGGGGGCTAGGAAAGGGAAAGGTAAAGATGGCGCAGTCCAACATGGAGCTTGTTCGTATCAATGTGCAGCAATCAATTGTTGACTTCGACCAGCAGCTTTTTCTTCAGGTAATGAAGTATAACATGGAAGACGAACAGCTATATATTGCAACTAAGGCCGATACCATTGCGCAGAAGCGTTACGAGGTCACCAAGCAGCGCTTTCTCATTGGAAAGATAACGGTTCTCGATCTTAACGTTGCACAGAATGAGAAGGATGCCGCTAAGGTTAGTTATCTTAACGCCCTCGAATCCTACTGGAGTTCATACTACAATCTTCAAGCGGTGGCGCTTTTTGATTTTTCTAAAAACAAGGCGCTTGATACCGATTTTAATGCTGTGGTGAAGTAG
- a CDS encoding ABC transporter permease, with protein sequence MFKKVYKRYIHDFQIAVDSILANKLRSFLTGLGIIFGVAAVISMLAIGNGARQEILEQIKMVGVNNIVVTPVLNDDDSQQQNVSNTAGKSDSQKYSPGLTLADAEDIKAVIPSIKIISPEIIENTFVIQNGVRINAKIIGVAPAYFNIYNLPLERGYIFSEYQTSHALPVCVIGSNVAAKLFNTVDPVGQWLKFGSVWLKVVGVLKKSNVSVTAFANVGVNVYNDNVFIPVNTMLNRYKNRALVNMKKSNTVVFFGFGVVSGSNNNTKSNNYNQLDKLVIQVDKTEDLTSTVEVLSRMLLRRHQNVNDFEITVPEMLLKQQQRTKDIFNIVLGAIASISLVVGGIGIMNIMFASVMERIKEIGTRLAIGAKKKDIVVQFLSEAVLISVTGGFIGVVLGVVLSLLITHFADIKTIVSPLSIVLAFGVSAAVGIIFGYSPAKRAADKDPIESLRYE encoded by the coding sequence ATGTTTAAAAAGGTTTACAAAAGATATATCCACGATTTCCAAATAGCGGTTGATTCCATTCTGGCTAACAAACTCCGGTCTTTCTTAACTGGGTTGGGAATCATATTTGGTGTTGCAGCTGTTATCTCCATGCTAGCCATTGGCAATGGTGCCCGTCAGGAAATTTTGGAGCAGATAAAGATGGTGGGGGTGAACAATATTGTGGTTACTCCAGTGCTGAACGATGACGACAGCCAGCAGCAAAATGTTTCTAACACTGCCGGAAAGTCCGATTCTCAAAAGTACTCTCCCGGCTTGACCCTTGCCGATGCCGAGGATATTAAGGCTGTTATCCCATCAATTAAGATTATTAGCCCTGAAATTATTGAAAACACGTTTGTGATTCAAAATGGGGTTCGCATCAATGCCAAGATTATTGGCGTTGCCCCCGCCTACTTCAACATTTATAACCTACCCCTAGAGCGTGGCTATATCTTTTCTGAATATCAGACTTCGCACGCTTTACCCGTATGCGTAATTGGTTCCAATGTTGCAGCCAAACTGTTTAACACGGTTGACCCAGTTGGTCAGTGGCTTAAGTTTGGAAGTGTATGGCTCAAGGTGGTTGGGGTGCTTAAAAAGTCGAATGTGAGTGTTACCGCCTTTGCCAATGTGGGGGTGAATGTGTACAACGATAACGTTTTTATACCGGTCAATACTATGCTGAACCGCTATAAAAATAGGGCGCTCGTCAACATGAAGAAGTCAAACACCGTTGTTTTCTTTGGCTTTGGTGTTGTTTCTGGGTCCAACAATAATACCAAATCTAACAACTACAATCAGCTAGATAAGCTTGTGATACAGGTTGATAAGACGGAAGATTTGACCTCAACTGTCGAGGTTCTTTCCCGAATGCTCCTGCGCAGGCATCAGAATGTCAACGATTTTGAAATCACGGTTCCCGAAATGCTGCTAAAGCAGCAGCAGCGTACCAAGGATATATTCAACATTGTACTGGGTGCCATAGCTTCCATATCGCTAGTTGTAGGAGGAATAGGAATTATGAACATCATGTTTGCCTCGGTTATGGAACGAATTAAGGAGATAGGAACTCGGCTGGCAATTGGGGCGAAAAAGAAGGATATTGTGGTGCAGTTTCTGTCGGAGGCAGTGTTAATCAGCGTTACAGGAGGTTTTATAGGTGTAGTGCTTGGCGTGGTACTTTCCCTACTCATCACCCATTTTGCCGACATAAAGACTATTGTTTCGCCACTCTCCATAGTTTTGGCTTTTGGCGTATCGGCAGCTGTTGGAATTATTTTTGGCTATTCCCCTGCGAAAAGGGCAGCAGATAAGGATCCCATCGAATCGTTGAGGTATGAATAA
- a CDS encoding efflux RND transporter periplasmic adaptor subunit, which yields MKRKYYYYIGGALLILVLVFVFTGKSDKKVEQKVKVKRGPFEILVTTTGELQAQNFENIEGPSELRNRSFRVNDIKIVDLVPEGTVVDSGDYVATLDRNAVSSRLKDLEDEVEKNQSQYTKTELDTSLTLRSLRDDLINLKFDTEEKKITVDQSKYEPPATQRQAEISLEKSNRDLAQAKMNYTLKVEQAKASMKEVAVNLSKSQRERNELVAVLKKFVIYAPKPGMVIYYKEWGGEKRKVGSSISAWDLTVATLPDLSAMNSKCYVNEIDISKVKVGQKVRISVDAFPDKKYTGVVTYVANIGEQLPNADAKVFEVTIKVNEYDPILRPAMTTGNLIEIANYKNKLYLPLEAVHGASDSTTFVYTTKGKKKIVMVGPKNDTHIIIDKGLEEGEEVYLSIPDGADKFEVENSELIPQIKERIKKEKEDEAIRQLNLQQQMEQKDKARSAMKVGGKVGGKNRNENK from the coding sequence ATGAAACGGAAATATTACTACTACATTGGAGGAGCTTTACTTATTTTAGTGCTTGTTTTTGTTTTTACCGGAAAGTCGGATAAAAAGGTTGAACAAAAGGTAAAGGTTAAGCGGGGACCATTTGAAATATTGGTAACCACAACAGGAGAGTTACAAGCTCAAAATTTCGAGAATATTGAGGGCCCAAGTGAACTTCGAAATAGAAGTTTCCGGGTGAACGATATTAAGATTGTGGATTTAGTGCCCGAAGGAACTGTGGTTGACTCCGGTGATTATGTGGCTACCCTTGATCGTAATGCCGTTTCTTCAAGGTTGAAGGACCTCGAGGATGAGGTAGAAAAAAACCAGAGCCAGTACACCAAAACGGAGCTCGATACCTCGCTAACCCTTCGGAGTTTGAGGGATGACCTCATCAACCTTAAGTTTGATACCGAGGAGAAGAAGATTACTGTAGACCAGAGCAAGTATGAACCACCAGCCACGCAGCGGCAGGCCGAGATTAGCCTCGAAAAGTCAAACCGCGATTTGGCCCAAGCAAAAATGAACTATACGCTCAAGGTGGAGCAGGCTAAGGCTTCTATGAAGGAGGTGGCGGTTAATCTTTCTAAATCGCAGCGCGAGCGCAACGAACTGGTTGCAGTTCTCAAAAAGTTCGTGATCTACGCTCCAAAACCGGGCATGGTGATATACTACAAGGAGTGGGGCGGCGAAAAGCGTAAGGTTGGATCGTCAATCTCGGCATGGGATTTAACCGTGGCCACACTTCCTGACCTATCTGCTATGAATTCGAAGTGTTACGTAAACGAAATCGATATAAGCAAGGTTAAGGTGGGTCAAAAGGTCCGAATAAGTGTGGATGCCTTTCCCGATAAGAAGTATACTGGGGTTGTAACCTATGTGGCAAACATTGGCGAACAGCTTCCAAATGCCGACGCCAAAGTTTTTGAGGTGACCATTAAAGTAAATGAGTACGATCCAATCCTTCGTCCGGCCATGACCACGGGTAATCTCATCGAAATTGCCAACTACAAGAATAAGCTTTACCTCCCTCTTGAAGCGGTGCACGGTGCATCCGATAGCACTACTTTTGTGTATACCACCAAGGGAAAGAAGAAGATAGTGATGGTTGGCCCCAAAAATGACACCCACATTATTATCGACAAGGGGCTGGAGGAAGGCGAGGAGGTTTATCTATCCATACCGGATGGTGCTGATAAATTTGAGGTTGAAAATAGTGAGTTGATACCGCAAATTAAGGAGCGCATCAAGAAGGAGAAGGAAGATGAGGCTATTCGACAGCTCAACTTGCAGCAGCAGATGGAGCAAAAGGATAAAGCCCGCAGTGCCATGAAAGTGGGAGGAAAAGTGGGCGGAAAGAATCGGAATGAAAATAAGTAA
- the glmM gene encoding phosphoglucosamine mutase, producing MTLIKSISGIRGTIGGEPGKGLTPFDVVKFTAAYAGWLRDTCGKGKPLVAVGRDARISGEMVDRLVVGTLMGCGVDVIELGHATTPTVELAVIHFKADGGLILTASHNPAQWNALKLLNSKGEFLSDLDGKRVLSIAESGKLPFVEVGELGRVVRSESFTEKHIDMVLALPMVDTEAIKKAHFKVVVDAVNSVGGVAIPALLRRMGVEVVELYCEPNGNFPHNPEPLPENLTEISAEVVKQKAQLGVVVDPDVDRLALVCEDGSMFGEEYTLVAVADYVLSKVKGNTVSNLSSSQALRDVTQNNGGSYFAAAVGEVNVVEAMKKHSAVIGGEGNGGVIYPELHYGRDALVGVALFLSHLAHKAISCSELRRSYPDYHMSKNKIQLPEGFDVDGLLVKAKKHFAAQKVTDIDGVKVDFGHEWVHMRKSNTEPIIRVYSESTSSVKAAAIAAEAIDVLKKLAGL from the coding sequence ATGACGCTAATTAAGTCCATATCCGGAATTCGTGGAACCATTGGTGGAGAACCGGGCAAGGGGTTAACCCCCTTCGATGTTGTGAAATTTACAGCTGCCTATGCTGGTTGGCTACGCGATACCTGTGGCAAGGGAAAACCGCTGGTTGCAGTTGGCCGTGATGCACGTATATCAGGTGAGATGGTCGATCGACTAGTGGTTGGAACGCTAATGGGCTGTGGAGTCGATGTTATTGAGCTAGGCCATGCAACCACGCCAACGGTGGAGCTGGCGGTTATTCATTTCAAAGCCGACGGAGGCCTTATCCTTACTGCCAGCCATAACCCCGCACAGTGGAATGCATTGAAGCTGCTTAACTCAAAGGGTGAGTTCCTTTCCGACCTCGATGGGAAGAGGGTGCTCTCCATTGCCGAATCGGGTAAACTGCCATTTGTTGAGGTTGGAGAACTTGGGCGCGTTGTTCGTTCCGAATCGTTTACCGAGAAGCATATCGATATGGTATTGGCTCTTCCCATGGTTGATACCGAGGCTATTAAAAAAGCACACTTCAAGGTAGTGGTTGATGCCGTGAACTCCGTTGGTGGCGTTGCCATTCCGGCTTTACTTCGTCGCATGGGAGTTGAGGTGGTGGAACTCTACTGCGAACCCAATGGCAATTTTCCGCACAATCCTGAACCACTGCCTGAGAATCTAACGGAGATATCTGCCGAGGTTGTAAAGCAGAAAGCTCAGCTGGGAGTTGTGGTCGATCCCGACGTGGATAGGCTAGCACTGGTGTGTGAGGATGGGTCGATGTTTGGTGAGGAGTATACACTTGTGGCTGTGGCCGACTACGTGCTTTCAAAAGTAAAAGGGAATACGGTTTCCAACCTATCTTCGTCTCAAGCACTGCGCGATGTTACCCAAAATAATGGGGGCAGCTACTTTGCCGCGGCGGTTGGCGAGGTTAACGTGGTGGAGGCCATGAAAAAGCACAGCGCTGTTATTGGCGGCGAGGGCAATGGCGGGGTAATCTATCCTGAATTGCACTATGGACGTGATGCACTTGTTGGAGTGGCGCTGTTCCTTAGTCACCTAGCGCACAAAGCTATTTCTTGCTCAGAACTCCGCAGAAGTTATCCCGACTACCATATGTCGAAGAACAAAATTCAGCTTCCCGAAGGATTCGATGTTGATGGGCTTTTGGTGAAGGCTAAGAAGCATTTCGCCGCACAAAAGGTCACCGATATCGATGGTGTCAAAGTTGACTTTGGCCACGAATGGGTGCACATGCGTAAGTCAAATACCGAGCCCATTATCCGAGTTTATTCCGAAAGCACTTCGTCGGTAAAGGCTGCAGCCATAGCCGCAGAGGCCATTGATGTGCTAAAGAAGTTGGCAGGCTTGTAG